AACTCCCGTTCTAAACTTTTCAGCAGCTGATATAAATAAATAGTCAAATTGTTCTTTTGTTAAAAGCCACTTTGAATCTAGAGCATTGAATATTTCTTCTTTAGTGTATCCACTGTTTATTAATTCATAAATTTCATCTTTTAATGAAACTGCTTTAAAATTACTAGTGTTCGTTGTTTTATATTGTCCAATATTTTCAATTGATCTTAATTTTTTATCTAGTGATCTTGTAGTGGTGAGAATTTCTGAAAGAATTTCATCATCACTTCTTTTCTCAACTATATTTTCTGATTCCGTATTATGTAATATTTCATGAAACCTATTTTCAAATTGACCCCAAAATGTATTAAATATGTTTTCTAGTATATTATCCGTTAATCGGTTCGTTTCTACTTCATTATTAATAGTTTTAACTAATCCTAATATGCCTTCTTTTGAAGGGAGAGTAGCGTTGAATTGAGATAGTGGGCTTTCAATATCTTTAACTTCCAGATCTATTAATAAAGGAATAACTCTATTTGATGTCAATCCCTTTAGTAATGCCCCTGCCTCAAACAAAATCCATGGTTTATTTTTATTATCATTAGTAACACAAATTATTCCTACTGCGGTATCCTTTAGTTCATCATTTATTTCATTAAACCATATACTCCCTTTATCAATATCTTTGCTGGACATCCATGGATTAGTGGCTTGAATCACACATGGTAACCATTCATATAGAAAAGCAGCTACTTCTCTACTTCTTTCACCTGACCAACTAATAAAA
The window above is part of the Chengkuizengella sp. SCS-71B genome. Proteins encoded here:
- a CDS encoding TIR domain-containing protein; this translates as MKVFISWSGERSREVAAFLYEWLPCVIQATNPWMSSKDIDKGSIWFNEINDELKDTAVGIICVTNDNKNKPWILFEAGALLKGLTSNRVIPLLIDLEVKDIESPLSQFNATLPSKEGILGLVKTINNEVETNRLTDNILENIFNTFWGQFENRFHEILHNTESENIVEKRSDDEILSEILTTTRSLDKKLRSIENIGQYKTTNTSNFKAVSLKDEIYELINSGYTKEEIFNALDSKWLLTKEQFDYLFISAAEKFRTGVLEKK